A stretch of Sulfitobacter sp. THAF37 DNA encodes these proteins:
- a CDS encoding bifunctional helix-turn-helix domain-containing protein/methylated-DNA--[protein]-cysteine S-methyltransferase → MTHQESLSAEDGYHFGVMRRAIDLIDASRDPLTLEALAAHMGMSPAHFQRIFSRWVGVSPKRYQQYLMLGQAKRMLRDHATTLDAAHHVGLSGTGRLHDMFLRWEAMSPGDFARRGVGLTIRWGWFDSPFGAALVMGTDKGICGLALSAEVGEDAAMADLVGRWPLADFVEDAAFLRPWVLAAFGAQEAAMDKAPLYLIGAPFQIKVWEALLSIPSGQVTTYTDIAQAVGHPRAVRAVGTAVGRNPVSWLIPCHRALRKSGGLGGYHWGLPVKRAMLAFEAARAEA, encoded by the coding sequence ATGACACATCAAGAATCCCTTTCCGCCGAAGACGGCTACCATTTCGGCGTCATGCGCCGTGCGATCGACCTGATCGACGCCTCGCGAGATCCCCTGACGCTGGAGGCACTGGCCGCGCATATGGGCATGTCGCCCGCACATTTTCAGCGCATCTTCTCGCGGTGGGTCGGCGTGTCGCCCAAGAGATACCAGCAATACCTGATGCTGGGTCAGGCAAAGCGGATGCTGCGCGACCATGCCACCACCCTAGATGCCGCACATCATGTGGGCCTGTCGGGGACGGGGCGTCTGCACGATATGTTCCTGCGGTGGGAGGCGATGAGCCCCGGCGATTTCGCCCGCCGCGGGGTGGGTTTGACGATCCGTTGGGGCTGGTTCGACAGCCCTTTCGGAGCCGCGCTGGTGATGGGCACCGACAAGGGCATCTGCGGGCTCGCCCTGTCTGCCGAAGTCGGTGAGGATGCGGCGATGGCGGACCTGGTTGGCCGGTGGCCGCTGGCCGATTTTGTCGAGGATGCCGCATTCCTGCGGCCCTGGGTGCTGGCGGCTTTCGGTGCGCAAGAGGCCGCGATGGACAAGGCACCGCTCTATCTGATTGGTGCGCCGTTCCAGATCAAGGTCTGGGAGGCGCTGTTGTCCATCCCGTCGGGGCAGGTCACGACCTATACCGACATCGCGCAGGCCGTGGGGCATCCCCGTGCGGTTCGCGCTGTCGGGACGGCGGTAGGGCGCAATCCGGTCAGCTGGTTGATCCCCTGCCACCGGGCATTGCGCAAGTCCGGGGGCCTGGGCGGGTATCACTGGGGGCTGCCCGTGAAGCGGGCCATGCTGGCATTCGAAGCCGCACGGGCGGAAGCGTGA
- a CDS encoding NADPH-dependent FMN reductase, with product MNKLRLLGISGSLRADATNTRLLREAARLFGEADYEEADIRFPLYDADEEAEHGVPEMVIKVARQIDAADAVILSTPEYNKGPSGVIKNALDWISRAEFKPWQGKPVAVMSATAGRAGGERAQMILRGFMVPFRPRILQGPEIHLAGSRKQFDETGQLQGEIYVKELTELMKALRAMI from the coding sequence ATGAACAAATTAAGACTTCTGGGCATTTCGGGGTCACTCCGGGCCGATGCCACCAATACCCGCCTCCTGCGCGAGGCAGCTCGACTGTTCGGCGAGGCGGATTATGAAGAAGCGGACATCCGTTTTCCGCTCTACGACGCGGACGAGGAGGCCGAGCATGGCGTGCCCGAGATGGTGATCAAGGTCGCCCGCCAGATCGACGCGGCGGATGCGGTGATCCTCTCGACCCCCGAGTACAACAAGGGGCCCTCCGGCGTGATCAAGAACGCGCTCGACTGGATCAGCCGGGCAGAATTCAAGCCGTGGCAGGGCAAGCCGGTCGCCGTGATGTCCGCCACGGCGGGCCGCGCGGGTGGGGAGCGGGCGCAGATGATCCTGCGCGGTTTCATGGTGCCGTTCCGCCCGCGCATCCTGCAGGGGCCGGAGATCCACCTGGCCGGCAGCCGCAAGCAGTTCGACGAAACCGGCCAGCTGCAGGGCGAGATTTATGTCAAGGAGCTGACCGAGCTGATGAAGGCGTTGCGGGCGATGATCTGA
- a CDS encoding M20 aminoacylase family protein, translated as MNILPTIADSKDELEAIFRDLHAHPEIGFTEVRTSGIVAEKLREYGVDEVHTGLGKTGVVGLIRGKGQGNRRVGLRADMDALPIHEETGLDYASTVPGVMHACGHDSHTTMLLGAAKHLAATRDFDGTAVVVFQPAEEGLGGARQMLADGLFEQFPCDEIFGMHNTPNGKPGKVGICKGAAMAGAAFFDIAIKGRGSHAARPSDSKDSLIIAASLASELQTILSRNIPAQEVLVLSVTQLHAGSAYNIVPDTATLAGTVRYFKDEMYELAAARMKAICDGMATMHGVEITLNLRNVFDVLINDDELSDIYMQAAGDIVGADNLDPETAPVTGSEDFADMLRVIPGAYCTVGHAGTVGLHNPGYVLDTSVLPVGASIMARVVERRLPLNG; from the coding sequence ATGAACATCCTTCCCACGATCGCTGACAGCAAGGACGAGCTGGAGGCGATTTTTCGCGATCTGCATGCCCATCCCGAGATCGGCTTTACCGAGGTGCGCACCAGCGGGATCGTGGCCGAAAAGCTGCGTGAATACGGTGTGGACGAGGTGCATACCGGCCTTGGCAAGACGGGCGTCGTCGGGCTGATCCGGGGCAAGGGGCAGGGCAACCGCCGCGTTGGCCTGCGTGCGGACATGGATGCGCTGCCAATTCACGAGGAAACGGGTCTGGACTATGCCTCCACCGTGCCGGGGGTGATGCATGCCTGCGGTCATGACAGCCATACGACGATGCTGCTGGGGGCGGCCAAACACCTTGCGGCGACACGGGATTTCGACGGGACGGCGGTGGTCGTGTTCCAGCCCGCCGAAGAAGGTCTTGGCGGCGCGCGGCAGATGCTGGCGGACGGTCTGTTCGAGCAGTTTCCATGCGACGAGATATTCGGCATGCACAACACCCCCAACGGCAAGCCCGGCAAGGTCGGCATCTGCAAGGGTGCCGCCATGGCCGGTGCCGCCTTCTTTGACATCGCGATCAAGGGCAGGGGCAGTCACGCGGCACGGCCAAGCGATAGCAAGGACAGCCTGATCATCGCCGCCTCGCTGGCCAGCGAGCTTCAGACGATCCTGAGCCGCAACATTCCGGCGCAGGAGGTGCTGGTGCTGTCGGTGACACAGCTACATGCGGGGTCAGCCTATAACATCGTGCCTGATACAGCGACGCTGGCAGGTACGGTTCGGTACTTCAAGGACGAGATGTACGAGCTTGCCGCCGCGCGCATGAAGGCGATCTGCGACGGGATGGCGACCATGCACGGTGTCGAGATCACGCTGAACCTGCGCAACGTCTTTGACGTTCTGATCAATGACGATGAGCTGTCGGACATTTACATGCAGGCGGCGGGCGACATTGTAGGCGCCGATAACCTCGACCCCGAGACAGCGCCTGTGACCGGGTCCGAGGATTTCGCCGACATGCTGCGGGTGATCCCCGGCGCTTATTGCACAGTCGGCCATGCGGGTACCGTGGGGCTGCATAATCCCGGCTACGTGCTCGACACCTCTGTCCTGCCTGTCGGCGCCTCGATCATGGCACGGGTGGTCGAGCGGCGGCTGCCGCTCAACGGCTGA
- a CDS encoding lytic transglycosylase domain-containing protein — protein sequence MTRLLTALMLVFTFAVAAQAEQRPRPLGWAMDAMRNGNWDAAAAIAQRDGAVAADVIEWHRLRAGRGTYDEVRTFLARRSDWPGESYLRRQSEEAVIRAGDAAILSFFGQVPAQTPRGVLAHAAALERAGKLGDAQANLVLAWRTMPMNPTSQAMFLRDHEALLKPHHVARLEHMLWEREHAEARQMFDLVGKDDVALAETRIALQRLEGNVNPMIDALPASKKGDPGLQHDRFEWRIRKNLVGDAKDLMLERSTSVAALGRPDKWGNRRRALARGEMRSGDPERAYRMASQHHLLPGSDYADLEWLSGYIALRFLKDPETAYEHFSNHDDAVESPISQGRAGYWQGRALEAMGDAEGAAKAYAMGAKYQTAFYGLLAAERGGLPFDTSLAGPEPEQDWRTSALADAPLFMAGMLLQASGELNLAERFWTHLAEQLVEEDLHLLGQAAIDIGQPHLAVMIGKRAAQRGLTIAAPYYPLHSLVEMDLPMAPEMSLSIARRESEFDPVVQSAVGARGLMQIMPATGRDIARDLGISDLHTTDRMIADPDYNARLGATYLSQMARRFDGNVVMMSAAYNAGPARPPRWMELYGDPRRGEIDIVDWVEMVPFRETQNYIMRVTESLPVYRARLGKDPLPVPFSEELTGSTLKAFTPKGE from the coding sequence ATGACACGACTTCTGACGGCCCTGATGCTTGTTTTCACCTTCGCCGTTGCGGCCCAGGCAGAGCAACGCCCGCGCCCGCTGGGTTGGGCGATGGATGCAATGCGCAACGGCAACTGGGACGCGGCGGCGGCCATTGCGCAGCGGGACGGGGCGGTCGCAGCCGATGTGATCGAATGGCACCGACTGCGGGCCGGGCGCGGCACCTATGACGAGGTGCGGACATTCCTTGCACGGCGCTCGGACTGGCCCGGCGAAAGCTATCTGCGTCGGCAGAGCGAGGAAGCGGTGATCCGCGCCGGAGATGCGGCGATTCTCAGCTTTTTCGGACAGGTCCCTGCGCAGACACCGCGCGGTGTCCTGGCGCATGCGGCGGCCCTGGAGAGGGCAGGCAAGCTGGGCGACGCGCAAGCGAACCTTGTTCTGGCCTGGCGCACCATGCCCATGAACCCCACGTCACAGGCAATGTTCCTCAGGGACCATGAGGCGTTGCTGAAGCCGCACCACGTCGCGCGGCTGGAGCACATGCTGTGGGAACGTGAGCACGCCGAGGCGCGGCAGATGTTCGATCTGGTCGGCAAGGACGACGTTGCGCTGGCCGAGACGCGTATCGCGCTGCAAAGGCTTGAGGGCAACGTGAACCCGATGATCGACGCATTGCCCGCATCCAAGAAAGGCGATCCCGGCCTTCAGCACGACCGGTTCGAATGGCGTATCCGCAAGAACCTGGTCGGCGACGCCAAAGACCTGATGCTGGAACGCTCCACCTCGGTCGCCGCGCTGGGCCGACCCGACAAATGGGGCAACCGCCGCCGCGCTTTGGCGCGGGGCGAGATGCGGTCGGGCGATCCCGAGCGCGCCTATCGAATGGCCTCGCAGCATCACCTGCTACCCGGGTCGGACTACGCCGATCTGGAATGGCTGTCGGGATATATCGCGTTGCGCTTTCTGAAAGACCCCGAAACGGCGTATGAGCATTTCAGCAACCATGACGACGCAGTGGAGTCTCCGATCTCGCAGGGGCGGGCAGGCTACTGGCAGGGCCGCGCGCTGGAGGCGATGGGCGATGCCGAAGGCGCGGCCAAAGCCTATGCCATGGGGGCGAAGTACCAGACCGCCTTTTACGGGCTTCTGGCCGCGGAACGGGGCGGCCTGCCTTTCGACACCAGCCTCGCGGGGCCGGAACCCGAACAGGACTGGCGCACCTCGGCCTTGGCCGACGCGCCTCTGTTCATGGCCGGAATGCTGTTGCAGGCCTCGGGTGAATTGAATCTGGCCGAACGCTTCTGGACGCACCTGGCCGAACAACTGGTGGAGGAAGACCTGCATCTGCTGGGGCAGGCGGCCATCGACATCGGCCAGCCCCACCTTGCCGTGATGATCGGCAAACGGGCCGCGCAGCGCGGGCTGACGATTGCCGCGCCCTACTATCCGCTGCATTCGCTGGTCGAGATGGACCTGCCGATGGCGCCGGAGATGAGCCTGTCGATCGCCCGCCGCGAAAGCGAATTCGATCCCGTTGTGCAAAGCGCCGTGGGCGCGCGCGGCCTGATGCAGATCATGCCTGCCACTGGTCGGGACATCGCGCGGGACCTGGGCATCAGCGACCTGCACACCACCGACCGGATGATTGCGGACCCGGATTACAACGCGCGGCTCGGGGCGACGTACCTCAGCCAGATGGCCCGCCGCTTTGACGGCAACGTCGTGATGATGTCGGCGGCCTACAATGCGGGCCCCGCGCGACCGCCACGGTGGATGGAGCTCTACGGTGATCCCCGCCGGGGAGAGATCGACATCGTCGATTGGGTCGAAATGGTGCCCTTCCGCGAGACCCAGAACTACATCATGCGCGTCACCGAAAGCCTGCCGGTCTACCGCGCACGGCTGGGCAAGGACCCGCTGCCGGTCCCGTTCTCAGAGGAGTTGACGGGATCGACGCTGAAGGCGTTCACGCCAAAAGGTGAATAG
- the dapA gene encoding 4-hydroxy-tetrahydrodipicolinate synthase: MFKGSLPALVTPFRNGELDMETLKKLVEWHIGEGSNGLVPVGTTGESPTLTHREHEQVIEEVVKAADGRVPVIAGAGSNSTVEAIRLARHAEEVGADALLVVTPYYNKPTQRGMIAHFTAVHDCCELPIIIYNIPPRSVVDMIPATMGELAKLPRIVGVKDATGDVARVSAQRITCGKDFIQLSGEDGTAHGFNAQGGVGCISVTANVAPRMLSEMQAACANWDYAKALEIQDRLMPLHQAIFTEPGLVGVKYAMSRLDLCSEEVRLPLSGLSDATKALVDHGLRHAGLLN; this comes from the coding sequence ATGTTCAAAGGCTCTCTGCCTGCCCTCGTCACGCCGTTCAGGAACGGCGAGCTGGATATGGAAACACTGAAGAAACTCGTGGAATGGCACATCGGCGAAGGCTCCAACGGGCTGGTTCCCGTGGGGACCACGGGTGAATCCCCGACGCTGACGCACCGCGAGCATGAGCAGGTGATCGAAGAGGTCGTGAAGGCCGCTGATGGACGGGTTCCGGTCATCGCCGGGGCCGGTTCGAACAGCACGGTCGAGGCGATCCGCCTTGCGCGCCACGCCGAGGAGGTGGGCGCCGATGCGCTGCTGGTGGTCACGCCCTACTACAACAAGCCGACGCAGCGCGGGATGATCGCGCATTTTACCGCTGTGCACGATTGCTGCGAGTTGCCGATCATCATCTACAACATCCCGCCCCGTTCGGTTGTTGACATGATCCCGGCCACCATGGGCGAACTGGCCAAACTACCCCGTATCGTCGGTGTCAAGGACGCAACCGGCGATGTTGCCCGGGTGAGCGCGCAACGCATCACCTGTGGCAAGGACTTCATTCAGCTGTCGGGCGAAGACGGCACCGCCCATGGCTTCAACGCGCAGGGCGGGGTTGGCTGTATCTCGGTTACGGCCAATGTTGCGCCGCGAATGCTCAGTGAGATGCAGGCGGCCTGTGCCAACTGGGACTACGCCAAGGCGCTGGAGATTCAGGACCGGCTGATGCCACTGCACCAGGCGATCTTTACAGAGCCTGGGTTGGTCGGTGTGAAATATGCCATGTCCCGGCTCGACCTGTGCAGCGAAGAGGTGCGCCTTCCACTCAGCGGCCTTTCCGACGCGACCAAGGCGCTGGTGGATCACGGTCTGCGCCATGCGGGTCTGCTGAACTGA
- the mnmD gene encoding tRNA (5-methylaminomethyl-2-thiouridine)(34)-methyltransferase MnmD: MQQQSDPITWRDGDVPVSTRFDDPFFSLNDGVAETRHVFMAGNDLPARFRDGFAIAELGFGTGLNLLIAWDAFATACPDGTLHFTSFEAFPLSRADMARAHRAFPDFGGRRDALAAAWTGAGGAISLPGLRLNVITGDARDTLPVWPGRADAWFLDGFAPAKNPELWSPDLMAAVAAHTATGGTAATYTAAGGVRRGLAAAGFDVARVPGHGRKRHMTRARLVA, encoded by the coding sequence ATGCAGCAGCAGTCCGACCCGATCACATGGCGCGACGGCGACGTGCCCGTTTCGACCCGTTTCGACGACCCGTTCTTCAGCCTGAACGACGGAGTGGCGGAAACGCGGCATGTGTTCATGGCAGGCAATGATCTGCCTGCGCGGTTCCGCGACGGATTCGCCATCGCAGAGCTGGGGTTCGGCACCGGCCTGAACCTGCTGATCGCCTGGGACGCCTTTGCCACCGCGTGCCCCGATGGCACGTTGCACTTCACCAGCTTCGAAGCCTTTCCCCTTTCCCGCGCCGACATGGCCCGGGCGCACCGCGCCTTTCCCGACTTCGGGGGGCGGCGTGACGCGCTTGCGGCAGCCTGGACCGGGGCGGGGGGCGCGATCAGCCTGCCGGGCCTGCGGCTGAACGTCATCACCGGCGATGCCCGCGATACCCTGCCGGTCTGGCCGGGTCGGGCTGACGCCTGGTTTCTCGACGGCTTCGCCCCGGCCAAGAATCCCGAACTCTGGTCGCCAGACCTGATGGCGGCGGTCGCCGCGCATACGGCAACGGGGGGCACGGCGGCGACCTACACCGCGGCGGGTGGCGTGCGCCGGGGGCTGGCCGCGGCAGGCTTCGATGTGGCGCGGGTTCCGGGGCACGGGCGCAAACGGCATATGACACGGGCGCGACTGGTCGCATGA
- a CDS encoding FAD-binding oxidoreductase: protein MHDITIRGAGIFGLSIAWACVKRGARVQVIDPHGPAAGSSGGVVGALAPHVPENWNPKKAFQLESLLMAEAFWRDVDRAGGGNSGYARTGRLQPIADDRQHALAQDRARTARELWQDHARWEVVSATGAAWEPASPSGHLIRDTLSALVHPRRGCASLVMALAARGVHVQAEARDEGRSLWATGARGLEELSATHHRLVGTGVKGQAALLRYDAAGAPQLFAGGVHVIPHGDGTVAVGSTSEREYDSPDRPDALLDEVIARARAAVPALATAPVITRWAGLRPRSRSRAPMLGPWPDKAGHFIANGGFKIGFGMAPKVAEVMADLMLEGIDRIPEGFGVADNL from the coding sequence ATGCACGATATCACCATCCGCGGCGCGGGAATCTTCGGTCTTTCGATCGCCTGGGCTTGCGTGAAGCGCGGTGCGCGGGTTCAGGTCATCGACCCCCACGGCCCTGCAGCGGGGAGCAGCGGCGGCGTCGTCGGGGCGCTTGCCCCCCATGTGCCGGAGAACTGGAACCCCAAGAAGGCCTTTCAGCTGGAGAGCCTGCTGATGGCAGAGGCGTTCTGGCGCGACGTCGATCGCGCCGGGGGTGGCAACAGCGGCTATGCCCGAACCGGCCGCCTGCAACCGATTGCGGACGACCGACAGCATGCGCTCGCGCAGGACCGGGCCCGGACGGCCCGAGAGCTTTGGCAGGACCATGCGCGATGGGAGGTCGTGTCGGCTACTGGGGCTGCGTGGGAACCCGCCAGCCCCTCGGGCCATCTGATCCGCGACACGCTCAGTGCCCTGGTGCATCCCCGCAGGGGGTGTGCCTCGCTGGTCATGGCGCTGGCCGCGCGGGGCGTGCACGTCCAGGCCGAGGCGCGCGACGAAGGCCGCTCTCTCTGGGCGACGGGCGCCCGGGGGCTGGAAGAACTGAGCGCCACGCATCACCGGCTGGTGGGCACGGGGGTCAAGGGGCAGGCCGCGCTGCTGCGCTACGACGCCGCCGGTGCGCCACAGCTGTTCGCAGGGGGGGTGCACGTCATCCCGCATGGGGACGGCACCGTCGCCGTCGGCTCAACCTCCGAACGTGAATACGACAGCCCCGACCGCCCTGACGCGCTGCTGGATGAGGTGATCGCCCGCGCGCGTGCTGCGGTGCCTGCGCTCGCAACAGCGCCTGTGATCACGCGCTGGGCCGGTCTGCGCCCCCGCAGCCGCAGCCGCGCGCCGATGCTGGGGCCTTGGCCGGACAAGGCGGGACACTTCATCGCCAACGGCGGTTTCAAGATCGGCTTTGGCATGGCCCCAAAGGTCGCCGAAGTGATGGCGGACCTGATGCTGGAAGGTATCGACAGGATTCCAGAGGGATTCGGGGTGGCGGACAACCTGTGA
- the nth gene encoding endonuclease III, with protein sequence MAEQLDYHTIREIFLRFQAADPEPEGELEHTNAYTLLVAVALSAQATDAGVNKATRSLFKAVDTPTKMVDLGLDGLVDHIKTIGLFRQKAKNVMKMSQILVDDYGGEVPNSRAALQGLPGVGRKTANVVLNMWWKQPAQAVDTHIFRVGNRTGIAPGKTVDVVERAIEDHIPADFQLHAHHWMILHGRYHCKARKPLCKTCIIRDLCPFEEKTI encoded by the coding sequence ATGGCCGAACAGCTCGATTATCATACGATCCGCGAGATTTTCCTGCGCTTTCAGGCAGCAGATCCTGAACCCGAGGGGGAACTGGAGCATACCAACGCCTATACCCTGCTGGTCGCCGTCGCGCTGAGCGCGCAGGCCACCGATGCGGGCGTGAACAAGGCCACCCGCAGCCTTTTCAAGGCGGTGGACACGCCCACAAAAATGGTCGACCTGGGGCTTGATGGGCTGGTCGACCACATCAAGACCATCGGCCTTTTTCGGCAGAAGGCCAAGAATGTCATGAAAATGAGCCAGATTCTCGTCGACGACTACGGTGGCGAAGTGCCGAACTCACGCGCGGCCCTTCAGGGGTTGCCCGGTGTGGGGCGCAAGACGGCGAATGTGGTGTTGAACATGTGGTGGAAACAGCCCGCCCAGGCTGTGGACACTCATATCTTCCGCGTCGGCAACCGGACAGGCATCGCACCGGGTAAAACCGTGGATGTCGTGGAACGGGCCATCGAGGACCATATCCCGGCCGACTTCCAGCTTCACGCCCATCACTGGATGATCCTGCACGGGCGCTACCACTGCAAGGCGCGCAAACCCCTGTGCAAGACCTGCATCATCCGCGATCTCTGCCCTTTTGAGGAAAAGACAATATGA
- a CDS encoding OmpA family protein: MISSKLSLAALAAGALTLGACTDPGQFGAGPNDPNQKTKNGALIGAASGAVLGALTADDGNRGDRALAGAILGGAAGAGIGYSLDKQEAELRRQMDSRVVITNTGDRLIVTLPQDITFATDSTAVQPSIQGDLRALAQNVQVYANSTLQIIGHTDSDGDAAYNQTLSEGRANAVAQVLYANGVPASRVQTFGRGESQPVASNLTPQGKQQNRRVEIVILPNAR, translated from the coding sequence ATGATTTCTTCCAAACTTTCCCTCGCCGCGCTGGCCGCGGGTGCTTTGACCCTCGGCGCGTGCACGGATCCAGGCCAGTTCGGCGCAGGCCCGAACGACCCGAACCAGAAAACCAAGAACGGCGCATTGATCGGGGCCGCCTCGGGGGCGGTGCTTGGCGCGCTGACCGCCGATGATGGCAATCGCGGCGACCGCGCGCTTGCCGGGGCAATCCTGGGCGGCGCGGCTGGTGCCGGTATCGGCTACTCGCTGGACAAGCAGGAGGCCGAGCTGCGCCGCCAGATGGACAGCCGCGTCGTGATCACCAACACCGGTGACAGGCTCATCGTGACCCTGCCTCAGGACATCACCTTTGCCACCGACAGCACCGCTGTTCAGCCCAGCATTCAGGGTGATCTCCGGGCGCTGGCCCAAAACGTGCAGGTCTATGCAAACTCCACTTTGCAGATCATCGGCCACACCGACAGCGACGGCGATGCGGCGTATAACCAGACCCTGTCCGAAGGTCGTGCGAATGCGGTGGCCCAGGTTCTTTACGCCAACGGCGTGCCGGCAAGTCGGGTCCAGACCTTCGGTCGCGGCGAAAGCCAGCCGGTGGCCAGTAACCTGACCCCGCAGGGCAAACAGCAGAACCGCCGGGTGGAAATCGTCATCCTGCCCAACGCACGCTGA
- a CDS encoding DmsC/YnfH family molybdoenzyme membrane anchor subunit — MHPAPSVIAFSTFSGLGFGLLFWLGFGIPTVSGWSAFAFFAIAYVLAVGGLISSTFHLGHPERALKAFTQWRSSWLSREGVCAVAALVVMAIYGAGLVFFSASWQPVGILGAILSLATVFTTAMIYTQLKTVPRWHLPLTPAYFLSLSLAGGALLAGQITWGIILLILAGLIQIATWLLGDRALSGSGTDMASATRLGDIGKVRAFEPPHTGTNYLLREFVFQIGRKHARKLRVISFGLMIVLPVLLLLLPFSHLLAVIAVLAHVAGVLTSRWLFFAEAEHVVGLYYGKR; from the coding sequence ATGCATCCCGCACCTTCCGTCATCGCATTTTCGACCTTCTCGGGGCTGGGCTTTGGCCTGCTCTTCTGGCTGGGTTTCGGGATACCGACCGTCAGCGGCTGGTCCGCCTTCGCCTTCTTCGCCATTGCGTATGTGCTGGCAGTAGGCGGGCTGATTTCCTCCACCTTTCACCTCGGTCATCCGGAACGCGCGCTCAAGGCGTTCACGCAATGGCGCTCAAGCTGGCTGAGCCGGGAGGGCGTATGCGCTGTCGCCGCACTGGTGGTCATGGCCATCTATGGCGCGGGGCTGGTGTTCTTCAGCGCCTCCTGGCAGCCCGTGGGCATCCTGGGGGCGATCCTTTCGCTTGCGACGGTTTTCACCACCGCGATGATCTACACGCAGCTCAAGACCGTACCCCGCTGGCATCTGCCCCTGACCCCGGCCTATTTTCTGTCTCTGAGCCTGGCGGGGGGCGCCCTTCTGGCGGGTCAGATCACCTGGGGGATCATTCTGCTGATCCTGGCGGGCCTGATCCAGATCGCCACCTGGCTGCTGGGCGACAGGGCGCTGTCGGGGTCCGGCACGGATATGGCAAGCGCCACCCGCCTTGGCGATATCGGCAAGGTCCGCGCCTTCGAACCGCCGCACACCGGCACCAACTACCTGCTGCGCGAATTCGTCTTTCAGATCGGCCGTAAACATGCGCGGAAACTGCGGGTGATCTCGTTCGGATTGATGATCGTGTTGCCTGTGCTGCTGTTGCTGCTGCCCTTCAGCCACCTGCTGGCTGTCATCGCGGTGCTGGCGCATGTGGCCGGGGTGCTGACATCGCGCTGGCTGTTCTTCGCAGAGGCCGAGCATGTGGTCGGCCTCTACTACGGTAAACGATGA
- a CDS encoding DMT family transporter — translation MSQGNNTPLGIGLMIATTFIFAVQDGLSRHLASEYNVLMVVMIRYWFFAAFVMAVAARRAGGIRTAAQTTQPVVQAVRGILLASEICVMVLAFTILGLVESHAVFTCYPLLVAALSGPILGESVGWRRWAAIAVGFVGVLIILQPGMSVFDPAALIPLLAAAMFAVYGLLTRYVAKADNTATSFFWTGVAGAVTMTLVGIWFWEPMTGPDWIVMACLCVTGISGHWLLIRVYEVAEASAVQPFAYFQLAFAAVIGLSFFGETVRANVIAGAGLIVAAGLFTFWRERLQRRSRQLL, via the coding sequence ATGAGCCAGGGCAACAACACACCGCTTGGCATTGGCCTGATGATCGCCACGACGTTCATTTTTGCGGTGCAGGACGGTCTGTCGCGTCATCTGGCGTCGGAATACAACGTGTTGATGGTCGTGATGATCCGCTACTGGTTCTTCGCGGCCTTCGTAATGGCGGTGGCAGCGCGGCGCGCGGGTGGCATTCGCACCGCGGCACAGACCACGCAGCCGGTGGTGCAGGCGGTTCGCGGCATCCTGCTCGCGTCAGAGATCTGTGTGATGGTCTTGGCCTTCACCATCCTTGGGCTGGTAGAGAGCCATGCCGTCTTTACCTGTTATCCGCTTCTGGTGGCCGCCCTGTCGGGGCCGATTCTGGGCGAAAGCGTGGGCTGGCGGCGCTGGGCGGCGATCGCCGTGGGCTTTGTCGGCGTGCTGATCATCCTGCAACCGGGGATGAGCGTTTTCGATCCCGCCGCGCTGATCCCGCTCTTGGCGGCAGCGATGTTTGCGGTATACGGCCTGCTGACCCGCTATGTCGCCAAGGCCGACAACACCGCTACCAGTTTCTTCTGGACCGGCGTCGCCGGGGCCGTGACCATGACTTTGGTCGGCATCTGGTTCTGGGAACCGATGACCGGCCCGGACTGGATCGTCATGGCCTGTCTCTGCGTGACGGGCATATCCGGCCACTGGTTGCTTATCCGCGTCTACGAGGTGGCCGAAGCAAGCGCGGTACAACCCTTCGCCTACTTTCAGCTCGCCTTTGCCGCGGTCATCGGTCTCAGCTTTTTCGGCGAAACGGTGCGCGCCAACGTGATCGCGGGGGCGGGTCTCATCGTTGCGGCGGGCCTATTCACCTTTTGGCGTGAACGCCTTCAGCGTCGATCCCGTCAACTCCTCTGA